In a genomic window of Thermosynechococcus sp. CL-1:
- a CDS encoding transglycosylase domain-containing protein, with translation MSTTTLGKHPSQTRPQDENFWHGVLRIANRTFLVGMTFGCAAIGGGLLGLAISFRNLPDVRSLRGYIPSETTHIYDVKGTLLVSLHDEENREVVPLSEISPNLKLAVMAIEDSSFYQHRGINPIGISRALMVNLTSGRTVQGGSTLTMQLVKNLFLSQDRSISRKVAEAVLAMRLEQIFSKDEILEMYLNQVYWGHNTYGVQTAAQSYFKKNAADLTLAEAAMMAGIIQAPEAYSPFVDFDLAKERQQLVLDRMVELDWITPQEAAAAAQEPIKLGEITSFQRSRSPWITDAVLQELTRQFGREAVIRGGMRVQSSLDVKVQKMAEEAIQRGYQTLRGSGVRADQLALAAVDPRTHYVKALVGGVDYNRSQFNRATQAMRQPGSAFKPFVFYAAYASGKYTPDSGINDSPVRYRDGSGWYVPRNYDGSFMGGMSMRMALATSRNIPAIVLGQEVGIERVIEICRTLGITSPMLPVVSLPLGAVDLTPLEMAAAYATFANNGWQSPTTTIIQVTDNNGNLLLDHTPRPKLVLDPWAAAALNNTMQSVITSGTGTAANIGRPAAGKTGTTSSERDIWFVGYVPQLSAAVWAGNDNYAPLGQGATGGGFMAPIWRDFMSQALKDVPIEDFTPMSKFQRPKPQRQTN, from the coding sequence GTGTCCACCACTACCCTTGGCAAACACCCCTCCCAAACTCGCCCCCAGGATGAAAACTTCTGGCATGGGGTCCTGCGCATTGCTAACCGTACCTTCCTTGTGGGGATGACCTTTGGTTGTGCGGCGATCGGCGGGGGACTGCTGGGCTTGGCGATTAGCTTTCGGAATTTGCCGGATGTGCGATCGCTGCGGGGCTACATTCCCAGTGAAACGACGCACATTTACGATGTCAAGGGCACCCTCCTTGTCAGCCTTCACGATGAAGAAAACCGCGAAGTCGTTCCCCTCAGCGAAATTTCCCCCAATTTGAAGCTGGCTGTGATGGCCATTGAAGACAGTAGTTTCTACCAGCATCGCGGTATTAATCCCATTGGTATTTCCCGTGCCTTGATGGTCAACCTCACCTCGGGGCGTACCGTACAGGGTGGCTCTACCCTGACGATGCAATTGGTGAAAAATCTCTTTTTGTCTCAAGATCGCTCCATTAGCCGTAAAGTGGCTGAGGCTGTTCTGGCCATGCGCCTCGAGCAGATCTTCAGCAAAGATGAAATTTTGGAGATGTACCTCAATCAAGTCTATTGGGGACACAATACCTACGGCGTACAAACCGCAGCCCAAAGCTACTTCAAAAAAAATGCCGCTGATCTCACGCTTGCCGAAGCCGCCATGATGGCTGGCATTATTCAAGCGCCCGAGGCCTATAGCCCCTTTGTGGATTTTGACCTCGCCAAGGAACGGCAGCAGTTGGTGCTGGATCGGATGGTGGAATTGGATTGGATCACCCCCCAAGAGGCCGCTGCCGCTGCCCAAGAACCCATCAAGCTAGGGGAAATTACCTCCTTCCAGCGCAGTCGTAGCCCTTGGATTACGGATGCTGTGTTGCAGGAGTTGACCCGCCAATTTGGTCGTGAAGCGGTTATCCGTGGGGGAATGCGGGTACAAAGTAGCCTTGATGTCAAGGTGCAAAAAATGGCCGAAGAGGCAATCCAACGCGGCTATCAAACCCTACGGGGCAGTGGTGTGCGCGCCGATCAGTTGGCCTTGGCGGCAGTAGATCCACGAACGCACTATGTCAAAGCCCTTGTCGGCGGTGTGGACTACAACCGCAGTCAGTTTAATCGCGCCACCCAAGCCATGCGTCAACCGGGGTCTGCCTTTAAGCCCTTTGTCTTTTATGCTGCCTATGCCAGTGGCAAATATACGCCGGATTCTGGAATTAACGACTCACCCGTTAGGTATCGCGATGGCAGTGGGTGGTATGTGCCGCGAAATTACGATGGCTCCTTTATGGGTGGGATGTCTATGCGTATGGCTTTGGCCACGTCCCGCAATATTCCTGCGATTGTTCTTGGCCAAGAGGTGGGCATTGAGCGCGTCATTGAAATTTGCCGTACCCTTGGCATTACCAGTCCCATGCTTCCTGTGGTTTCTCTACCTCTGGGGGCTGTGGATCTAACGCCCTTGGAAATGGCCGCGGCCTATGCCACATTCGCCAACAATGGCTGGCAATCCCCCACCACAACCATCATTCAAGTCACCGATAACAATGGCAATTTGCTCTTGGATCACACACCGCGCCCCAAACTCGTGCTTGATCCTTGGGCCGCCGCCGCCCTAAACAACACAATGCAGAGTGTGATCACCAGTGGCACAGGGACAGCCGCCAACATTGGCCGACCCGCGGCGGGGAAAACAGGCACCACCTCTTCTGAGCGGGATATTTGGTTTGTTGGTTATGTGCCACAACTCTCAGCGGCGGTTTGGGCAGGGAATGACAACTATGCACCCCTCGGGCAGGGGGCAACGGGGGGTGGCTTTATGGCACCCATTTGGCGGGATTTCATGAGTCAGGCACTCAAGGATGTGCCCATCGAAGACTTTACTCCAATGTCGAAGTTCCAGCGACCCAAGCCGCAACGGCAAACAAATTAG
- the tyrS gene encoding tyrosine--tRNA ligase, producing the protein MSSDLEATIARLQRGVVETFPHVPDSTKPEENLWAYLRQTERPLRVKLGIDPTGSEIHLGHSIVLRKLRQFQDAGHCAVLIIGDFTAQIGDPTGKSEVRKQLSPEEVAANVQTYLEQVKPILDFETPGRLEIRYNSEWLAKLDLRKILELLGTMTVGQMLAKEGFAERYAKETPIFLHEFLYPLMQGYDSVAVAADVELGGTDQKFNIAVGRDLQRHFRLPTVQFGLLMPILVGTDGVQKMSKSLGNYVALTESAASMYSKLEKIPDALVNQYIELLTDLPLDSLPPNPRDRQKALALEVVSQYHGRDLALQTQAELAAIVTQGQTAQAGSIPEYSLGEFQFPVKLTYVLSHTKLCPSSSEARRQIQGGGVRLNGEKVTDVDFTLTAPEPYVNQVLQVGKKKFLRFVP; encoded by the coding sequence ATGTCTTCAGATCTTGAGGCCACAATTGCCCGGCTCCAGCGCGGCGTTGTCGAAACGTTTCCCCATGTCCCTGATTCCACCAAACCCGAAGAAAATCTCTGGGCCTATTTGCGGCAAACGGAGCGCCCGCTGCGGGTTAAGCTTGGCATTGATCCCACCGGCAGCGAAATTCACCTTGGCCACAGTATTGTGCTGCGCAAGCTGCGGCAGTTTCAGGATGCGGGTCACTGTGCCGTACTGATTATTGGTGACTTTACGGCTCAAATTGGCGATCCCACAGGAAAGTCCGAGGTGCGCAAACAACTCAGCCCCGAAGAAGTGGCTGCCAATGTGCAAACCTACCTTGAGCAGGTGAAACCCATTTTGGATTTTGAGACCCCCGGCCGCTTAGAAATTCGCTACAACTCGGAGTGGCTCGCTAAACTGGACTTGCGGAAAATTCTTGAGCTACTGGGAACCATGACTGTTGGCCAAATGCTGGCCAAGGAGGGGTTTGCCGAACGCTACGCCAAGGAAACGCCCATTTTTCTCCATGAGTTTCTCTATCCCCTCATGCAGGGCTATGATTCGGTGGCGGTGGCCGCAGATGTCGAGTTGGGGGGGACGGATCAAAAGTTCAATATTGCTGTCGGTCGCGATTTACAGCGCCATTTTCGCTTGCCCACCGTGCAATTTGGTCTGCTGATGCCGATCCTAGTGGGCACGGACGGAGTACAGAAAATGTCGAAGTCCCTTGGCAACTATGTGGCGCTTACGGAATCGGCAGCCAGTATGTACTCCAAGCTGGAAAAAATTCCCGATGCCTTGGTGAACCAATACATTGAGTTGCTCACGGATTTGCCCTTGGACAGTTTACCCCCCAATCCCCGCGATCGCCAGAAGGCCTTGGCCCTAGAAGTCGTGAGTCAGTACCATGGGCGCGATCTCGCCCTGCAAACCCAAGCGGAACTAGCCGCGATCGTCACCCAAGGGCAAACGGCACAGGCGGGATCGATTCCAGAGTATTCCCTTGGGGAGTTTCAGTTTCCTGTGAAGCTGACTTATGTGCTCAGTCACACCAAGCTCTGCCCCAGTAGCAGCGAAGCGCGCCGACAGATCCAAGGGGGTGGGGTGCGTCTCAACGGCGAAAAAGTTACGGATGTGGACTTTACCCTCACGGCACCGGAACCCTATGTGAACCAAGTGCTGCAAGTGGGTAAGAAAAAATTCCTGCGCTTTGTACCTTAG
- a CDS encoding pitrilysin family protein, with product MLLSTSLAVIFPLHTVEGLGSGVTKTVLDNGLTVLIKEIPTAPVVSLQVWYRVGSRHEPKGENGIAHQLEHLMFKGTKSRPVQFGQLFYALGSASNAFTSYDMTAYHHTVRADQLEPLLILEADRLRNILMTPEALESEKRVVISELQGYENSPEYRLSRAVMAALYPHHPYGLPVGGTASDVEQFTLPAVKSFYHQYYRPDNAVVVIAGDVRPPRALELVKKTFGQIPRPTDPLKSPSLPPPTAGQAQRICLTEPGSAPLLQILVPIPAMTHPDQAALDVLDMLLSGGRSSYLYQELMETGQASSAYSYVAALQAGGWFEIGAIAAPEQSLETIEQTIGQILHQLAEHPLSAAELQRAKQQLKANFILRNRDIDAQASQLANDETLTGDYRFSDRHLAAIEKVTAADVQRVVQTYFGRDRWIVGEFIPSEFADVELSGRPGAQTTAHNLVGEPVDPQTIAAYLPQGSGQAAPEVKNNGVETFTLKNGLRVLLLVDRSTPTITLAGRIDAGTAYDLLTQPGVAHLTAANLLNGTRRKNALTLAQTLEDRGISLEFSAFRDGVDIEGYALASELPTLLQTLGEVLQEATFPEPEFKLSQQRYLTALSLEADDPVRWGRRVLQETLYPANHPLHPFATPESVQAIQRPDLLNFYRAAYTPDHTILALVGDFDPVEVRSRLNEIFGSWQPQTDPLSLTFPAVSPPEQTLFKNAVIAGKSQAITYLGAPGIDRRDSRFYAAILMNHILGGDTLASRLGTEIRDRQGLTYGIYSFFSASRQAGPFIIQLQTAPEDTAKAIQATLQLLREARRQGFTAAELDAAKRSLSNTYIVELANVDVVARTLLGNASVGLPPAELQQFSDRLQAVTLEQVNQALRDLLDPERLVIVTAGPPVAFNL from the coding sequence ATGCTCTTGAGTACCAGTTTGGCGGTGATTTTTCCCCTGCACACGGTAGAAGGACTCGGTAGTGGTGTAACCAAAACCGTTTTAGACAATGGCCTCACGGTGCTGATCAAAGAGATTCCCACAGCACCCGTTGTGAGTTTACAGGTGTGGTATCGCGTTGGTTCTCGCCATGAACCCAAGGGAGAAAATGGGATTGCCCACCAACTGGAGCATTTGATGTTTAAGGGCACCAAGAGCCGTCCCGTCCAGTTTGGTCAGTTGTTTTATGCCCTTGGCAGTGCTTCCAATGCCTTTACCAGCTACGACATGACTGCCTACCACCATACGGTGCGCGCTGACCAACTAGAACCACTGCTGATCCTTGAAGCCGATCGCCTGCGCAATATCCTGATGACCCCCGAGGCCCTTGAGAGTGAAAAACGGGTGGTGATCTCGGAGCTGCAAGGCTATGAAAATAGTCCTGAATATCGCCTCAGTCGAGCCGTGATGGCCGCCCTCTATCCCCATCATCCCTACGGCTTGCCAGTGGGGGGAACGGCCAGTGATGTGGAGCAGTTTACGCTGCCAGCGGTGAAGAGTTTTTATCACCAGTACTATCGCCCCGATAATGCCGTTGTGGTGATTGCTGGCGATGTCCGTCCCCCAAGGGCACTGGAACTGGTCAAGAAAACCTTTGGGCAGATTCCTCGGCCAACCGACCCTCTAAAGTCTCCTTCATTACCGCCCCCAACGGCAGGTCAAGCCCAGCGAATTTGCCTCACAGAACCGGGGAGTGCGCCGCTATTACAGATTTTGGTACCCATTCCAGCGATGACCCATCCAGATCAGGCGGCCTTGGATGTGCTGGATATGCTCCTCAGTGGCGGACGCAGTTCGTACTTGTATCAGGAATTGATGGAAACGGGTCAAGCCAGTTCGGCCTACTCCTATGTGGCCGCGTTACAGGCGGGGGGCTGGTTTGAAATTGGCGCGATCGCGGCTCCGGAGCAATCCCTTGAGACGATTGAGCAGACCATTGGCCAGATTCTCCACCAGCTGGCAGAGCATCCCTTGAGCGCCGCTGAACTGCAACGGGCTAAGCAACAGCTCAAGGCCAATTTTATCCTGCGCAATCGTGACATTGATGCCCAAGCCAGTCAATTGGCTAATGATGAAACCCTGACGGGAGATTATCGCTTTAGCGATCGCCACCTTGCGGCCATTGAAAAAGTCACGGCTGCGGATGTTCAACGAGTGGTGCAGACCTACTTTGGGCGCGATCGCTGGATTGTGGGGGAATTTATTCCCAGTGAATTTGCCGATGTTGAGCTTTCAGGTCGGCCGGGTGCCCAAACCACCGCCCATAATCTTGTCGGTGAGCCAGTGGATCCGCAAACCATTGCCGCCTATTTACCCCAAGGGAGTGGGCAGGCTGCCCCTGAGGTCAAAAATAATGGGGTGGAAACCTTTACCCTGAAAAATGGCCTGCGGGTGCTCTTACTCGTGGATCGCAGTACACCAACCATTACGCTGGCGGGGCGCATTGACGCAGGAACAGCCTACGATCTATTGACACAACCGGGGGTGGCCCACCTCACTGCTGCCAATCTCCTCAATGGCACGCGGCGCAAAAATGCCCTGACGCTGGCACAAACCCTTGAGGATCGTGGCATTAGCCTAGAATTCAGTGCCTTCCGCGATGGAGTGGATATTGAGGGCTATGCCTTGGCCAGTGAACTGCCCACGCTGTTGCAAACCCTTGGTGAAGTCCTTCAAGAAGCCACCTTCCCAGAACCGGAGTTTAAGCTCAGCCAACAACGCTATCTCACGGCTCTGAGCCTTGAGGCGGATGATCCTGTGCGCTGGGGGCGCCGCGTCCTGCAAGAAACCCTCTATCCCGCCAATCATCCCCTGCATCCCTTTGCCACGCCTGAATCTGTACAGGCGATTCAACGCCCAGACCTGTTGAACTTTTATCGGGCGGCCTATACCCCCGATCACACGATTTTGGCCCTCGTGGGGGATTTTGACCCAGTGGAGGTGCGATCGCGCCTCAATGAAATTTTTGGCTCGTGGCAACCCCAAACGGATCCCCTGTCCCTAACCTTTCCTGCGGTTTCACCGCCCGAGCAAACCCTCTTTAAGAATGCGGTGATTGCCGGTAAGAGCCAAGCGATTACCTATCTGGGGGCGCCGGGGATCGATCGCCGCGATTCTCGCTTCTACGCAGCGATACTGATGAATCACATCCTAGGGGGAGACACGCTGGCCAGTCGCTTGGGCACAGAGATTCGCGATCGCCAAGGCTTGACCTACGGCATCTATAGCTTCTTTAGTGCCAGTCGTCAGGCAGGGCCTTTTATCATCCAACTGCAAACGGCTCCCGAAGATACCGCCAAGGCCATTCAGGCCACGCTGCAACTCCTGCGGGAGGCGCGCCGCCAAGGATTCACTGCTGCCGAACTCGATGCGGCCAAGCGCAGCCTCAGCAATACCTACATTGTGGAATTAGCCAATGTCGATGTGGTGGCACGGACGCTGTTGGGAAATGCCAGTGTGGGCTTACCGCCGGCGGAATTACAACAGTTTAGCGATCGCTTGCAAGCGGTGACTCTAGAGCAAGTGAATCAAGCTCTACGCGATCTCCTTGATCCAGAGCGATTGGTGATTGTGACGGCGGGTCCCCCTGTTGCCTTTAACCTTTGA
- a CDS encoding cytochrome c biogenesis protein CcdA → MASLTLQLYQLEQWANQWVSGQLSSLSVMSVGIIFLAGLLTSLTPCTLSMLPITVGYIAGYATKQNSSVLRQSLWFALGLATTLTLLGMIAAVAGRIYGQVGWGLTIVVSLVAIAMGLNLLNALPLSFPRSRFLEELPDRVPAGLQAYTLGATFGLVAAPCSTPVLATLLAWVATTQKLVVGAGLLLAYTTGYVAPLILVGVFSGALQKLLALRQWSSWITPVSGVLLIAFGVIALAIRL, encoded by the coding sequence ATGGCCAGCTTAACGCTCCAACTCTATCAACTAGAACAGTGGGCAAACCAATGGGTGAGTGGTCAACTGAGCAGTCTCAGCGTCATGAGTGTGGGGATTATCTTTTTGGCGGGACTGCTCACAAGTCTGACTCCCTGCACCCTTTCGATGCTGCCAATTACTGTCGGGTACATCGCCGGCTACGCCACAAAGCAAAATAGCTCCGTCTTGCGCCAGTCTCTTTGGTTTGCCCTTGGCCTCGCAACCACCTTAACCCTGTTGGGGATGATTGCTGCTGTTGCTGGTCGCATCTACGGTCAGGTGGGCTGGGGGTTAACGATCGTGGTGAGCTTGGTGGCGATCGCCATGGGCTTAAACTTGCTCAATGCCTTGCCCCTGAGCTTTCCCCGCAGTCGCTTCCTAGAGGAACTGCCGGATCGGGTTCCTGCGGGATTGCAAGCCTATACCCTAGGGGCAACATTTGGCCTTGTGGCAGCACCCTGTAGTACGCCGGTCTTGGCAACGCTGCTGGCATGGGTGGCCACAACCCAAAAGCTAGTGGTGGGGGCTGGCCTGCTGTTGGCGTATACAACAGGGTATGTCGCGCCGCTGATTTTAGTCGGAGTATTTAGCGGTGCCTTGCAAAAGCTCTTGGCACTGCGGCAGTGGTCGAGTTGGATTACCCCTGTGAGCGGTGTGCTCCTCATTGCTTTTGGCGTCATTGCTTTAGCCATTCGTCTTTAG
- a CDS encoding F420-0:Gamma-glutamyl ligase, translating into MIATVIGIGAAALGFLALLVAIGLEGRYRQRPAHPLEVIRATWNLEIYEPTHYRFVGLLGLSNPHRGLEVMVPDLRAEVVLLSDGRVDMIQTDVQVIPRHPEPEFPPRADGYWFAYIVKSTKQTNVEICVDLQGIGVSEVKAAWVKIHYIAYGPHGRFLKTHHEFIPLKFPATGNTGVWRQAEGCQVLPIRTHLLTPLDIPLEVLNRYVMPHAQAGDIVAIGETPIAIIQGRLKDPAQLRPGWVATRVCQFFLPTSSLATACGMQALVEEVGALRVLLAFLGGAIAKVFGHKGGFYQLAGEQARLIDDVTGTLPPYDQFIVMGPVNPQAVVEDLAAKTGLGIAIVDVNDLGAVKVLAASQGVSPHFLTTALKKNPAGNADEQTPIVLIRPCGVSPSSTEGFLDKMH; encoded by the coding sequence ATGATTGCAACAGTTATCGGCATAGGGGCAGCCGCCCTAGGATTCCTAGCCCTTTTGGTGGCGATCGGTTTGGAAGGGCGGTATCGCCAGCGGCCAGCCCATCCCCTTGAAGTGATCCGTGCCACTTGGAATCTGGAAATCTATGAGCCAACCCACTACCGTTTTGTCGGGCTATTGGGACTGAGCAACCCCCACCGTGGCCTTGAGGTGATGGTGCCAGACTTACGGGCAGAGGTGGTGCTATTGTCCGATGGCCGTGTCGATATGATTCAGACGGATGTGCAGGTCATCCCCCGCCACCCGGAGCCAGAGTTTCCCCCCCGTGCCGATGGCTATTGGTTTGCCTATATCGTCAAGTCCACCAAGCAAACGAATGTCGAGATTTGTGTGGATTTGCAGGGAATTGGCGTGAGCGAGGTCAAGGCTGCTTGGGTCAAGATTCACTACATTGCCTATGGCCCCCATGGTCGCTTCCTGAAAACCCATCATGAATTTATCCCCCTCAAGTTTCCGGCCACGGGAAATACAGGTGTGTGGCGACAGGCGGAGGGATGTCAGGTACTCCCCATTCGCACCCATTTACTGACGCCGTTGGATATTCCCCTAGAGGTGCTCAATCGCTACGTCATGCCCCATGCCCAAGCAGGTGATATTGTCGCAATTGGTGAAACCCCCATTGCCATTATTCAAGGCCGCCTCAAAGATCCTGCCCAACTGCGCCCCGGCTGGGTAGCAACGCGGGTGTGCCAGTTCTTCTTGCCGACTTCCAGTTTGGCAACGGCCTGTGGCATGCAAGCCTTGGTCGAGGAAGTGGGAGCGCTACGGGTACTCTTGGCCTTTTTGGGGGGGGCGATCGCCAAAGTCTTTGGTCACAAGGGCGGATTTTATCAATTGGCCGGCGAACAAGCTCGCCTCATTGACGATGTGACAGGTACTCTGCCCCCCTACGATCAATTTATTGTTATGGGACCTGTTAACCCCCAAGCCGTCGTGGAGGATCTGGCAGCAAAAACGGGTTTGGGCATCGCCATTGTGGATGTTAACGACCTAGGGGCAGTCAAGGTGCTTGCCGCTAGCCAAGGAGTCTCCCCTCACTTCCTCACGACTGCTCTGAAGAAAAACCCCGCCGGTAATGCCGATGAGCAAACACCCATTGTCTTAATCCGGCCTTGCGGTGTTTCCCCGAGCTCGACTGAGGGTTTCCTAGACAAGATGCATTAG
- a CDS encoding DUF1350 family protein yields the protein MEWQEVRGSWLCLPQRPLGWIHFLGGAFVAAAPQLTYRRLLEHLAEAGYGIIATPFVNNFDHGAIALDVLNKLDYALDWLIYRRGYPAALPIYGLGHSMGCKLHLLINSLYDGDRAGNLFMAFNNYPASQSIPWIENLAPVGVEFSPSPTETEKLIQERYPVRRNLLIRFQEDDIDQTARLRSLLRAKFGDMVTALKLPGNHLTPLSQGLKWQVGAEFSPLDAVGQWIKQSFFPEMQILEECLLEWLNPLGTARRSRP from the coding sequence TTGGAGTGGCAAGAGGTTCGCGGCAGTTGGCTGTGTCTTCCCCAGCGTCCCTTGGGGTGGATTCACTTTCTGGGGGGAGCTTTTGTGGCAGCGGCACCGCAATTGACCTATCGGCGCTTGTTGGAGCACCTAGCGGAGGCGGGCTATGGCATTATTGCCACGCCCTTTGTGAATAACTTTGATCATGGGGCGATCGCCCTCGATGTGCTGAATAAACTCGACTATGCCCTTGATTGGTTGATCTATCGCCGCGGCTACCCAGCGGCATTGCCCATCTATGGTTTGGGACACAGTATGGGCTGCAAGCTCCACCTGCTGATCAATAGCCTCTACGATGGCGATCGCGCCGGCAATCTCTTCATGGCCTTCAACAACTACCCCGCCAGTCAATCCATTCCTTGGATAGAAAACCTTGCCCCCGTGGGTGTCGAATTCAGTCCCAGCCCGACAGAAACCGAAAAACTGATTCAAGAGCGCTATCCTGTGCGCCGTAATCTCTTGATCCGTTTCCAAGAGGACGATATTGACCAAACAGCCCGCCTGCGCAGTCTCCTCAGAGCCAAATTTGGCGATATGGTCACTGCCTTGAAGCTACCGGGGAATCACCTCACCCCCCTCAGCCAAGGACTCAAGTGGCAAGTCGGCGCAGAATTTTCTCCCCTAGATGCCGTCGGCCAGTGGATCAAGCAAAGTTTCTTTCCGGAAATGCAGATTCTGGAGGAGTGTCTGTTGGAGTGGCTCAATCCCCTAGGCACTGCCCGCCGTTCCCGCCCCTAG
- the trpB gene encoding tryptophan synthase subunit beta, protein MTVAPSAALSAAARPDPRGRFGRFGGKYVPETLMPALSELEAAFAHYRQDPEFQAEFQQLLRDYVGRPSPLYFAERLSAHYAHDQAQPQIYLKREDLNHTGAHKINNALGQVLLAKRMGKQRIIAETGAGQHGVATATVCARFGLQCVIYMGVQDMERQRLNVLRMRLLGAEVTPVSAGTGTLKDATSEAIRDWVTNVETTHYILGSVAGPHPYPMLVREFHAVIGAETRRQCLEKWGGLPDILLACVGGGSNAMGLFHEFVEEPQVRLIGVEAAGQGVDTGHHAATLTKGEVGVLHGAMSYLLQDADGQVVEAHSISAGLDYPGVGPEHSYLKDIGRAEYYSVTDAEAVAACVRLTQLEGILPALETAHALAYLETLCPQLTGQPRIVINCSGRGDKDVETIGRYFEAQPTP, encoded by the coding sequence GTGACTGTTGCCCCCTCTGCTGCCCTCAGTGCCGCTGCTCGCCCCGATCCCCGTGGTCGCTTTGGTCGCTTTGGTGGCAAGTATGTTCCCGAAACGCTGATGCCCGCCCTCAGTGAATTGGAGGCGGCCTTTGCCCACTATCGCCAAGACCCTGAATTCCAAGCAGAATTTCAGCAACTGCTGCGGGACTACGTTGGTCGTCCCAGTCCCCTCTACTTTGCCGAACGCCTCAGTGCCCACTATGCCCATGATCAAGCCCAACCCCAGATCTATCTAAAACGGGAAGACCTCAACCATACGGGTGCCCACAAAATCAACAACGCCCTCGGGCAAGTCCTGCTTGCCAAACGCATGGGCAAACAGCGCATTATTGCCGAAACAGGTGCCGGTCAGCATGGAGTAGCTACAGCAACAGTGTGTGCCCGCTTTGGCCTCCAATGTGTGATTTACATGGGGGTACAGGATATGGAGCGGCAGCGGTTAAATGTGCTGCGGATGCGCCTATTGGGAGCAGAAGTGACCCCCGTCAGTGCAGGCACAGGCACCCTAAAAGATGCCACCTCCGAAGCGATTCGCGATTGGGTAACCAATGTTGAAACCACCCATTACATCTTGGGTTCAGTGGCGGGGCCCCATCCCTACCCGATGCTAGTGCGGGAATTCCATGCCGTCATTGGGGCAGAAACGCGGCGGCAGTGCCTTGAGAAATGGGGCGGGCTGCCCGATATTCTGCTCGCCTGTGTTGGCGGCGGCTCCAATGCCATGGGACTCTTCCATGAATTTGTCGAGGAACCCCAAGTGCGCTTAATTGGTGTTGAAGCTGCGGGTCAAGGGGTGGACACGGGTCACCATGCTGCCACCCTGACCAAAGGGGAAGTGGGGGTACTCCACGGTGCCATGAGCTATCTCTTGCAGGATGCCGATGGTCAGGTGGTTGAGGCCCACTCCATCAGTGCCGGTTTAGACTATCCGGGCGTCGGGCCAGAGCACAGCTACCTCAAGGACATTGGCCGTGCCGAATACTACAGTGTCACCGATGCTGAGGCCGTGGCTGCCTGTGTGCGTCTTACCCAGTTGGAAGGCATTCTCCCTGCCCTCGAAACCGCCCATGCCTTGGCCTATCTGGAAACGCTATGCCCGCAATTAACGGGGCAGCCGCGCATTGTCATTAACTGTTCAGGACGCGGCGACAAGGACGTGGAAACGATTGGCCGCTATTTTGAGGCACAGCCAACCCCCTAA